In the Sphingobacterium sp. PCS056 genome, TGAACTTTCACCCTGACACATCATTTGAAGATTATGTGGATTCAGAAAGTAAAAGCTCTTTTTCAGTAGATGAACAAAAAATACTAAATTGGAGGTTAGACGAATGCTTTGAAGTATGTAGCAAGGACAAAGAGGATATTTATAAAATATCATTTGAAGAATTAAACAGTCCACGGTCTAAACGAAAACGTTTGGGATTATAAACTATACCATCTTCTATTTTGGTAGAAGCTTAGATATACAAATTTTACTGCTACTGGTTTTTATATGAAATACATTTGTCGGTAAACTTGCGACAACAACGCCACAACATAATAAAAAAAGAATGGTAATGACTAAAATCGTAACGGAAGCTTCGATCAGTTTTTTTCTGCTCATAAAAATTTAGTTTAAAAAGAACAGGGCCAAATTGCCCTGTTCTCAACCATAAAAAATCTGCTTTCAGGAAGCAAACAAAGCATCCACCCCAACCAAAAGGTGGATGTACCAAAATAACTAAATAAGGCTTTCTAATTCATCAGAATCACAGTCCCATTCTACAATAATAAGGATGCGTATATAGTAACTTCTGACAACAAATAAATCACCTGAACTCAAATTAAAGCTATCAAAACTACGTAAGCCTTGATTTAGAATTTCGATGAGTTCCCATCTAACGAGACCAAGATCTACCTTGGAGTACACTTCAAAAATTGTTTTGTTTACGATTGACGTCAGAGCCGCTTGGAGATCGAAATTATCCAATCCCGGATAATATAACTCTAAAGGCTGCTGGAACTTTACTTCATTATGTAAGGTCATCAATCTTTCTTTAACGATACGGTTCGGCATAATCTTTTCAGTTAAAATTAGGCTGTAGATATCTAATGGCTAAATTGTTTAATCATAGTCGAATTGTAAATATTTAAACCAATACCTTGAAACTAAGATTAGGTGTAAAGAAAAAATCTAATCATTTTTAAACACGATATCCCGACCATGAAGTATAGCCATATCATCACAGAAATAAGTAATGCTAAGATCGGCATCATAATAATCGTAATAATTAGTCCGGCTATACCAAAATGAATATCTACATCAAGATTCTCAGGGTAGACACCACATAAATGCAGTATCATATTGAATAATACGAAAATGATATTTGCAAATAAAACCATTATATAGATTCTCTTAAAAAAATCATTCGGTCTCTCCGAATATCGATAGATCAATTCCTTCATATTGAATATTTTTTGTTTAGGCTAACAATCGCTTTTAAACACTATTTTTACTATGAAAGCGAATTACATTGTTGTTTCGTTCCCATACGGCTTCTCCTTGCTCGAACGAATTAATTATGCTTTGGGTCAAGTACCATCCCTTACTGAATTTTGTCTTCTTTAAAAATCGTCGTTTGAACAAAGTATAAAGACGGTTTGAAGCCTTCACAAAATCATCGCTTTTGTGAAGTAGGCTTTGACTGGTAAAGATCTTCTCGGTATAATACAACCGACCTGCTTCGATGCTTTTTCCATCTTCACGCTGTGCAGAGATTAAAAAATCAATTGCTTCTGAGTTTTCAGGATTTAAAAGATAATAGCCCTGCTTCTCAATATACTCGTATTCTAATTTTTTCGAATCACGAAATATTATTATCCTTCTATCATGGGCGAAATTGATTTCTCTTAGTTTATTTAGGTCATCTACCTTATGAGGATATAGTTTGTACACATTACTTCTAAAAAAATCTAAAAACTCTTTAATATCTGATTCCGTATGGAAAAAGTTTATCTGCTTGGACATCATAATTTATTTTTTACAAATGTGGATTCTGAAACTCAAATGCCAACGAACATTAATTCTTTCAGTTTACACAATAGCGAGCCAATGGTTAATTTAACCATGACACAGGAAATTCATAAAATAAAGGGAGATATTGCAGTACATAAATTTATACTGCAATATCATAAGGAAAAATTATTTAGCCATTAATTAGGCGGTTACTGATGCAAAATGAAGAACTACAAACAAGCATCTGGATATTTAAAATTGTCATAATTCTATTCATATTCTATTTACCTTGTATTGATATAAATAATTAAAAGCACAATTCCACCTAATATTGCGATTGACAATGTAGCATTTATATACGGATCGTCTTTTAACAACGATTCAAATGTTCTTCGCTTACGAAGAAATACCCATCTTATGAATGCGCCTGGATACGTAAAAAGCAATACAATTAAGACTTCTAATATGATTTCCATAGAAAGAAATATTACTTTTTTACTTGTGACTATATTAATTCTATAATTTAATTATTCATATGATCTAAACATTCAACAATGTGCTATCCTCCCAAACATCCACATAATTACCATTTTCCGCAATCAAGACACGGCAACCTGCTGGAAGTCCCAAGTACGGTAAAATTAATGGGCACCAGTTTAACAAATGAACTGTGTGAAGAGGTTGAAAAAAATCATCTTGTTCTGAGTATTCACCAGCCCAAATGTACCATCCTGTCGTATCATCTTTTCCAGGATGTCTTAAGGCATGAATAGGTTGTTCGTTATCTTTTACATTTACAGAAATCCCCACCTTAAAATTCAAAGCGGATGGTTCAAACTCAAAACCATATTTATCACAGATTTCTTTTTGTCGCTTGATCAAACTTGTTTGGTTATTTTCCATTACATCCCATAATCTAAGAAGTACATATCATTCTTCATCTTTCCAAACTTCTGCACCTAATGAATCATGGAAAAATCTATAGCCAGGTGGCAAGGCCAAGAATTTCACTATATCTGGTCTCATTTTAATTAGATGATAAAGATGATCTATGATTAACTACTTTTAGAATTCATTTAACTCTTTTCAGTTCCATCATAGTTGTAGTCTTCCAAAGTCCATCCAATCATTACTTCATGAACCCATGAAACAAAATTGTCATTACATTCCTCAACATCTGAAATGTCCTGATAATCGCAATCAGATTGCCAAAATACAACTGGACAAATACCATCTTCTAATTTATCTAAATTTAAGCAATAATGATTTCCTCTTCCATCAGGTGAAAACGGCACAAAATATTTTGGCATACCATTTCTTGATGAACTGATCTCAAAATCGTAAACATTATCCAAAGAACTACCTCTTAATTCATTATCAAGTCCAAGAACCTCAGTTCCTTCTAAAGAAAACCCATTATGGATCGTCATTAAATACTTAAAGTCTTCTGGTAAGGAAAACCCATTTTTTTCCTCAAATACCTTCAATCTATCATCTAAAATATGGGGGCCTAGATAAACCATTGATTTATCAAATTTAGACAACTCATTCACCGCCCTTTCACATTCTTTTATTACACTTTCTTCCATAATTTACTTCTATTTAGTTGGAAATTCTTTTTTCCAGTACTCCTTTCTAGCACTGTTAAACTCCTTTCGCTCTTGTTTTGTCAATGGCGTTTGTCCTTTAGGATGGTTCTTAAGATAATTTTCACCTAATCTATGATCTTTTTTACTCATTTCCTTAAATGGTCCTTTTGGATTTTGTCCAACATGATGTATTTCAACAGGTTGTCCATCGCTTTTAAATGTTGGTGCATTTCCTGGTTTAGTAGGAGGATCTAATAATTTTCGATCAACTTTATATTTACTTTCAACTTCTACAACAATCTTTTCTGCAACCTTTTCTGAATTCTTTTCGGCAATCTTCACTCCTGCCTTCTCGGTCGCTATAATTGCACCTTTAGCCTCTGCTTTTAATGGTGTTACGGTCAAGAAAATCATTCCCGCAGCCTGCCCCCTACTTACTTGTCTACCATCAAAATCTTTGCCGGTCCACAGGCTATATACATCCTCAATTGGGGAGGCAATTCTCACTGCTGTTTCAAATGCGGCCTGGTTTGCTCTTCCATTATCAATTTCAGCTTTAGCTTGAATGCCTCCTTTAGCAATCATAGCTTGTCTAAAACGAAAATCATAAGGTTCTAAACCTTCAAGTTCTACAGCATCTACGACTCTATTCCCACTAAATGCATAAGGTGACCAAGTATTATACTCCTCTGTTAAAGGATCGATATTCATAAATCGTCCTATTGCAACATCATAGTTTCGCCATTTAAAGCTATCCCAGTTAAGCCCTAAATCCTCCTGCCTTTCCTGACCTTGAAATCTATATTTATAGTAATTTGTCGGGGTTCTGGTACCTTCCTGAACCAGTTCAGCACGGTAGTATGAAGGACCACTTTCGCTTGGTACAAAAACATAGGATTGATTGTTATAGGATTTATGTCGTTCTCCAAACGGGTAAAAATGATTTTCAGTTATCGCCTGTACAACCTCTAACTTATCATTCCATACCCAGGAACTACGAATGTTACCAACGTGATCGACATAGTTAAATACATAATTAAAGAACGTATTTTCGGTTACGTTTACATAACCTTCTGAATGAGGGAAAAACTTTAAGGACTGATCCAAATATTGGAAACCTTGCTGGTAATCCGTAACAATGTTACTTTCCGAAGTAATTACCCTTTTTTGTACCTTAATACCTTCAGCATTGTAAAGATATGCAATTTTACCTCCGTCACTAAAGATAATTTCAGTAGGTAGATTCGCTTGATTGTAGGTTACACTAATGATCCCTTTGTTTAGGTCTTTGGTCATGTTACCCCAAGCGTCGTATACATAATCATCATAAGTATTTCCATATCCATTGTCCTTAAAGCCCTCCGGATTATTGGTCGCATCGTCTACCCGAAGTAACTTATTTCCGTTATAGGTATAGGTTAAATCGTCGATTTCAATAGCAAACAATGGATTATCAAGATTTCCATTTCTTTTTAGACTGATAATGTTTCCGTTTTTATCGTACTTAACTTCTTCGTCATACGACCTCGGAACAGGGACAATATTTAAAGGCTTTTGATAGTATGCTTTTCGCAGTCTGTTTAAAGGGTCGTATTTATAACCGTACTTTCTGATTTGGTTATCTGTTGATGATAGCCAATAGGTTTCTGCAATATTTCCATTATATAGCGGTTTGACCTCACCGTTAGCACTTGATCCCGAAAAAACGATCCGTGCAGTTTCCGTTTCAGTTACCTGATTGTAATTGATCTTAAAACCGAACAAATCACCACTTCCTAATTCAAACTCAGCACTTCCAAGTGGTGCATTGTTATTGATATCGGTCATCCAACCCCTTATGTTGTAGCGGTAGTCAACTTTTTGTAATCCTACGGCTCCGGTTATATCAGTACCACCAACATTTTTAGAAACAAGCTGTCCTAATTCATCATAGGTATTTTTAGCTAGTAGCTGTTCGGCTCCGCCATTAATCTTATGCTTGTGCAATAGCAAACGATCTTCTTCAGTATAAGTATACGTATCTAGTACATTAAGCTCCGTTGCACTGCTGTTTAGCTTATGAAAGGTTAGGGTTTGCAACACCTTTCCCGCAAAATCGAGCTTACTATCCACTCGGG is a window encoding:
- a CDS encoding SMI1/KNR4 family protein; this encodes MEESVIKECERAVNELSKFDKSMVYLGPHILDDRLKVFEEKNGFSLPEDFKYLMTIHNGFSLEGTEVLGLDNELRGSSLDNVYDFEISSSRNGMPKYFVPFSPDGRGNHYCLNLDKLEDGICPVVFWQSDCDYQDISDVEECNDNFVSWVHEVMIGWTLEDYNYDGTEKS
- a CDS encoding HNH/ENDO VII family nuclease — translated: MYDKIDRVVATGPTLSPFGGTQTGYLITKYDALNRAVYTGWMQTSSTRTTLQGQYNTTFNLSEERLKVGVTENVDNIAISYTNRVIPTSGMKLLTVSYYDDYKYVNGVTPPSLVEGQTVATSVTGQETGGWVRVLTIASETLNEQSYTLYDAKYRPIRAYTKNHLGGYTRVDSKLDFAGKVLQTLTFHKLNSSATELNVLDTYTYTEEDRLLLHKHKINGGAEQLLAKNTYDELGQLVSKNVGGTDITGAVGLQKVDYRYNIRGWMTDINNNAPLGSAEFELGSGDLFGFKINYNQVTETETARIVFSGSSANGEVKPLYNGNIAETYWLSSTDNQIRKYGYKYDPLNRLRKAYYQKPLNIVPVPRSYDEEVKYDKNGNIISLKRNGNLDNPLFAIEIDDLTYTYNGNKLLRVDDATNNPEGFKDNGYGNTYDDYVYDAWGNMTKDLNKGIISVTYNQANLPTEIIFSDGGKIAYLYNAEGIKVQKRVITSESNIVTDYQQGFQYLDQSLKFFPHSEGYVNVTENTFFNYVFNYVDHVGNIRSSWVWNDKLEVVQAITENHFYPFGERHKSYNNQSYVFVPSESGPSYYRAELVQEGTRTPTNYYKYRFQGQERQEDLGLNWDSFKWRNYDVAIGRFMNIDPLTEEYNTWSPYAFSGNRVVDAVELEGLEPYDFRFRQAMIAKGGIQAKAEIDNGRANQAAFETAVRIASPIEDVYSLWTGKDFDGRQVSRGQAAGMIFLTVTPLKAEAKGAIIATEKAGVKIAEKNSEKVAEKIVVEVESKYKVDRKLLDPPTKPGNAPTFKSDGQPVEIHHVGQNPKGPFKEMSKKDHRLGENYLKNHPKGQTPLTKQERKEFNSARKEYWKKEFPTK
- a CDS encoding DUF4844 domain-containing protein — encoded protein: MPNRIVKERLMTLHNEVKFQQPLELYYPGLDNFDLQAALTSIVNKTIFEVYSKVDLGLVRWELIEILNQGLRSFDSFNLSSGDLFVVRSYYIRILIIVEWDCDSDELESLI